Genomic DNA from Anolis sagrei isolate rAnoSag1 chromosome 12, rAnoSag1.mat, whole genome shotgun sequence:
ttctgttggccgtgggagtcctgtgtgccaagtttggttcaattccatcgttgatggagttcagaatcctctttgattgtaggtgaactataaatcccagcaactacaactcccaaatgacaaaatcataataggaaaagcacaattaaggCTCCCCAAATGTAGAATCGcagaatcgtagaatcattgagttggaagagaccttgtgggacatccagtccaaccaccaccaagaagcatatggccacccagcttttgtactactactactactactactactactactactagaaaccccaggggtcatccagtccaacctccaagGTGAGGCTTTTTGCAGTGAGGGAGGATAGATGAAAAGGTTTTTGGTGGTGAAGGAGGCGGGGaaagagcaggaaagaggaaagaaagcttggggtgggaggaggaggagggaagcatgAAGCTTCTCAGCATGCtttgcagagccccaagggctccgtggagcacactttgagaatcgCTGGTGTAGACGTACCTTGGAACATTTTAGACTCGGTCAGAAAAAGAGGATGACAGAGGACTAACTGAGATTGTCTCAGTCAAATATGAATGTTGTGTCTCAAAATATATGATCTGTGTTTATGTTGTATCTAAAAATATGTGGTCTAAAATCGATGACAGGGTAAGCACGTCTAAAATGTAGAAAAACAAATGAAGAGATGAACCGAGGAGCACAGAACAAATCACCACATGCAGAAGCAccataattttataattttaatgctGAGAGTTGCTACACAAGTAGAAGACGTTACAGAACCCCAAATcaccaagaaggaaagaagaacgtTAACTATTACAGAAACTGTGAAACTCTTTCATGCTCATTGGAGAGTTTCTCCAGAATTTTGCAAGAGAATAATCTTCCTTTTCTTGAAGGAGGCACGCAAGAAGTCGTAGACAGTGAGATTAGTGGATGAGTCCAGGAAGAGCAACTGGTTTTGATGTTGATGTTCCAGATGTTGCATGGACAACATCCGCTAGGTTTACTTTCCAGGAATTAGCTCCTAGAAGGCTTAATTCTTATCATCTCCAGAACCTCCTTAGGATGAGTTAGGTCAACAGTTGGATGAATACATGCTGCAACCACAGCACCCGCCACAGCAACAGCAGGGAATGTAATTGTAACAGTATTGACCACCACAACAACAGGGGATGCAGCATGATCGGTTCAAGGCGCACCGGGTGCACACACAACGAGGACAGCAGCAGGGTATGTAGATGGAATACTTGACATGCTGAAAGCAGCAAGAGGGAGAAGATTCACAGTCGGCGCATGGAGACTTGGGACAACAGCATGGAGAGCACCCACACTTGGAACATTTGGGACAGGTGCAAGGAGAACATCCACACTTGGAACATGGAGATTTGGGACAGGTGCAAGGAGAACATCCACACTTAGAACATGGAGATGTGGGACAGCAGCAGGGAGAACATCCACACTTGGAACATTTAGGACAGCAGCATGGAGAACATCCACACTTGGAACATTTGGAGCAGCAGGGAGAGCATTTACATTGATAACATGGAGACTTGGAACAGCAACATGGAGAACATCCGCACTTGGAACATTTGGGACAGCAGCATGGTGAACATCCACACTTAGAACATTTGGAACAGCAGCAGGGAGAACATCCACACTTGGAACATTTGGGACAGCAGCAAGGAGAACATCCACACTTGGAACATTTGGAGCAGCAACATGGAGAACATCCACACTTGGAACATTTGGGGCAGCAGCATGGTGAACATCCACACTTAGAACATTTGGAACAGCAGCAGGGAGAACATCCACACTTGGAACATTTGGGACAGCAACATGGAGAACATCCACACTTAGAACATTTGGAACAGCAGCAGGGAGAACATCCACACTTGGAGCATTTAGGACAGCAGCATGGTGAGCATCCACACTTTGAACATTTGGAACAGCAGCAGGGAGAGCATCCACACTTGGAACACTTGGGGCAGCAACATGGAGAACATCCACACTTGGAACACTTGGGACAGCAACAAGGAGAACATCCACACTTGGAACACTTGGGACAGCAACAGGGAGAACATCCACACTTGGAACATTTGGGACAGCAACATGGAGAACATCCGCACTTGGAACATTTGGGACAGCAACAAGGAGAACATCCGCACTTGGAACATTTGGGACAGCAACATGGAGAACATCCGCACTTGGAACATTTGGGACAGCAACATGGAGAACATCCACACTTGGAACATTTGGGACAGCAGCAGGGAGAACATCCGCACTTGGAACATTTTGGACAGCAGCAAGGAGAACATCCACACTTGGAGCACGGAGACTTGGAACAGCAGGGAGAACCTTTAGATTGACAACATGAAGACTTGGAACAGCAACATGGAGAACATCCACACTTGGAACACTTGGGACAGCAGCAGGGAGAACATCCACACTTGGAACACTTAGAACAACAGGAAGAACTCTGACAGCAGCAGGGAGAACATCCACATTTGGAACACTTGGGACAGCAGCAAGGAGAACATCCACACTTGGAACATTTAGAACTGCAAGAAGAACTCTGACAGCAGCAGGGAGAACATCCACACTTGGAACACTTAGAACAACAGGAAGAACTCTGACAGCAGCAGGGAGAACATCCACATTTGGAACACTTGGGACAGCAGCAAGGAGAACATCCACACTTGGAACATTTAGAACTGCAAGAAGAACTCTGACAGCAGCAGGGAGAACATCCACATTTGGAGCACTTGGGACAGCAGCAAGGAGAACATCCACACTTGGAGCATGGAGACTTGGAAGAGCAGCAGGGAGATTTAGATTGACAACATGGAGACTTGGAACAGCAACATGGAGAACATCCACACTTGGAACATTTGGGACAGCAGCATGGTGAACATCCACACTTGGTACATTTGGGACAGCAGCAAGGAGAACATCCACACTTGGAGCATGGAGACTGGGAACAGCAGCATGGAGAACATTTACATTTGGAGCATGGAGACTTGGAACAAGATGGAGAGCAATCACCCTTGAGGCAGCTCCGAATCTGGGCACAGCACTTGGTCCAGGGAAGCTTTGAGCAGCAGCAAGGGGAACACCCGCACTTGCGACAACTGCGAACCTGGTTACAGCAGGTGCAGGGGGAGCATCCACATTGGGGACAGGTCATTTTGATGTCGTGGAACTGAAAGAAGTAAAGACCGTTATTATACACAACCTTCCAACATTCACAGACATGCCTTCTCCAATCAGACCATACATCTATGTGCTAGATTTGCATAAATTTGCTAATATGTTGACTGTTCCCTTGTATACATTCTGCCCCTTGCTGTTATCAAATCATTGTCCCATGACTTCTGACTAATAGCTACTACGCTTTGCCAACCAAAAATCTAACTCTATCTGAACCCTGCAAGGAATGATAGAGAAGTGCTTCTGTTTCCCACCCAGTTTCCAACTGAGTTAAGCTACAAAACAGTGGTTCTAaatctgtgggtccctagatattTTAGGCCTTCAAGtcctaggtctatcactctatcatctatctattaggacctgaaggtaggcctctcttagatctatcactctatcatccacctatcaggacctgaaggtaggcctctcttagatctatcactctatcatccacctatcaggacctgaaggtaggcctctcttaggtctatcactctatcatccatctatccatctattgcagtagttctcaacctgtgggtccccagatgttttggccttcggttcctaggtctatcactctatcatctagctatctatcaggacctgaaggtaggcctctcttaggtctatcactctatcatctatctatctatctatctatctatctatctatctatctatctatctatttatctatcaggacctgaaggtaggcctctcttaggtctatcactctatcaaccatccatctatctattgcagtagttctcaacctgtgggtccccagatggttggGCCTTCGGTtcctaggtctatcactctatcatctagctatctatcaggacctgaaggtagtcctctcttaggtctatcactctatcatccatccatctatcaagaCCTGAAGGTAgtcctctcttaggtctatcactctatcaaccatccatctatctattgcagtagttctcaacctgtgggtccccagatggttggGCCTTCGGTtcctaggtctatcactctatcatctagatatctatcaggacctgaaggtaggcctctcttaggtttaTCACTCtataatccatccatctatctattgcagtggttctcaagctgagctcctcagatgttttggccttcaactcctaggtcTATCATGCTATCATCTATTTAccaggacctgaaggtaggcctttcttaggtctatcactctatcatccatccatctatctattgcagtggttctcaagctgagctcctcagatgttttggccttcaactcctaggtcTATCATGCTATCATCTATTTAccaggacctgaaggtaggcctttcttaggtctatcactctatcatccatccatctatctattgcagtggttctcaagctgagctcctcagatgttttggccttcaactcctaggtcTATCATACTATCATCTATCTGAAGGTAGGCCTTTCTTAGGTCTATCATTCtattatccatccatctgtctaatgcagtggttctcaacctgtgggttcccagatgttttggccttcaactcctagatctatcactctatcatctatctatcagtccctgaaggtaggcctctcttaggtctatcactctatcatgcatccatctatctattgcagtagttctcaacctgtgggcccccagatgttttggccttcaactcctaggtgtatcactctatcatctatctatctatctatctatctatctgtctgtctgtctgtctgtctgtctgtctgtctatctatctatctatctatctatctatctatctatctctcagggcctgaaggtaggcctcccttaggtccatcactctatcatccatccatccatctattgcagtggttctcaacctgtggctcctcggatgtttttgccttcaactcctaggtctatcactccatcatctatctatcaggacctgaaggtatgcctctcttaggtctatcactctatcatccatctatctatcaggacctgaaggtagacctctcttaggtccatcactctatcacccatctatctatctattgcagtggttctcaaccggtgggtccccagatgttgtggccttcaattcccagaaattctaacagctggtaaactggctgggatttctgggagcggtaggccaaaacacttggggacccacaggttgaagacCACTGAGTATTGCACTGCTAGGTAAGCTGAGCTCAGGCCAAAATATCAGCCTGGGCTTTTGGTTGGATCTATTCCTTCTTAGCAGCACCAAACTCAGGGCAACATTTCATCCTGCCGGTTTGATTATGGCAAGGAGAACTTTAGAAGCTCCTTAACTCTTAAGCCGCGTTGAGTCTCctcaataataatagaaaacagGATCTTCTTACCAGCACCTTTATACACTCTACCACCTCTTTGGCTGGAGagaccttcctttccttcccaaactggggaggaatgaaggaagagaatgaaggaaacagAAGCAAAGTTATCTACCGAATCTCGCCATGCAAGTTGGTTCAGAAAAGCCATTCATTAAGTCCTGTAGCTGGAAGAACCTCTATCTACATCCTTATTTACCTCCTCCCTGAGGTTTCAATTTGACTTACCTGGTTTAGCAGCGAGAACTTGTAAGCCCAGAGGAGACGCGAGCAGTGGAGTGAAGAAATGAGAGGCGGCAGAGTGGTTTTATACGGCTTCAGGACTCCGACCCTTAGGAAATGAGGCACTAGAAAAGAACGGGTCACTTCTTGATGACCTTCCCGAACACATGTCCATGTGCCGTGCCATCTTCCAAGCTAAGCCTTTTgatctttttttccctctctcctctttccacaTCTTTCATTGTGAGAGAATTTTCCTAAGGTGTATAATTACAGGCCCTTAATGCTTGGACACGGCATCATGGTTGCATCATGTGCACCAGAGGGCACTGGGAAAAATTGTCCCATGAGTTGGAATACGGGCAGAACGGACTGCCCTCCCAATGACCATCCATGTGGCTCAGCATCACAGCCGTTGCTCAACCGCACATGATTTGCTCACATTCTGGTTACCCCTTTAGACATTTCTTGCTAGAGGTCACACTTTTTTGACAAGTTGTAATTAGCCACAACGTGAACATTTTATTACATAATGGGAAAAAGATGAAACCAGTACCCTGGGGACCTCAAGGGATCTTTTTCACACCCCCTCCCTCATTTTAACCAATAATTTCACCCAACTTGGGTTTCTCCAGATTTGGAGGTTACCACTGAACCTGGCTTCCATAATTCATTTCCTAAGAGTGCCCCATAAGGAGAATATCAAAGCCAGAGGGTACCAAGAACTGGATTTTTTCCAAGGTGAATCCCTTGGTTATGCAGTCTTCATTGCTTTTCTGCTTCTGTTTTTGGAGATagcttacttctttctttctccaaaatTTGCTTGTCACCTGCTTATCCATCTACTATCCCTTCTTCATCCTTTGTTCATTAACTGGACTTCCTTATATATTTCTTTGACTTTCTTCTAggaaagtggttcccaacctttttttgaccagggaccacttgaacagggactactttgaccagggaccacttgaacagggatcacttgaacagggaccactttgaccagggaccacttgatcagggaccactttgttcagggaccactttgaccagggaccatttgaacagggaccactttgaccagggaccgctttgaccagggactacttgatcagGGAACACTTTGTTCAgcaaccactttgaccatggaccactttgaccaggggccacttgaacaaggactactttgagcagggaccacttgaccagggaccactttgaacagggaccacttgatcagggaccactttgatcagggaccactttgaccaggaactacttaaACAAGGactactttgagcagggaccattttAACAGGGACTACTTTGAGCAGGGGCCActtaacagggaccactttgatcagggaccaccttgaccatggaccactttgaccagtgaccacttggacagggaccactttgaccagggaccacttgatcagggaccactttgatcagggaccacattgaccatgggccactttgaccagggaccacttgtacaaggactactttgatcagggaccacattgaccatggaccactttgaccagggaccacttgtacAAGGACTACTTTGAGCAGGGACAACTTGAACAAGGACCATTTaaacagggactactttgaccagggaccacttgaccagggatcactttgaccagggaccacttcaacagggaccacttgaacaaggaccattttgaccatcggccacttgaccagggaccactttgaacagggtccactctccaaaattagtatcaaaagggttacgaatcagtttttggtcaattttagatttggttttgttatttggggtgctgattcagaaaattgcactggatagatgacatcaactctagattctgatacagaacatatgccatccagtagtcaccgtcTGCTCACCCGCAgcaaaccatatttaattatctagaactgatgtgatactagtaatctttcatgggtagtcagcctgtcCGCCTCCCGATCCCTGTTTTCCATgatcagtcactctcattgccatgtggttttgaggcaatgttgtagcaatggtgaggccgcagaccatatttttgttctggaggaccactggtggtctacagaccaTAGTTTGGAATCCCTATTCTAGGACCATCTGCCCCAGGGCAATCTACTCAGACTACTGGGTGTTTTCCAAAGTTTGGTATTCCATGGTGGCCAAGTCAAATATGTTTCACCTTAGGATTTCCAAAAATTTCCCAAATATCTTTGGAATATTTTTTCTATGGGATAGTTGAATCAGGGCTGTGTTGTGAAAGGTCTAGGACTTTAgacatgatgatgatgttatctCTACTCCTTGGCAAGATACATTTTACATAGTACCTGGGGGAAGGTGGCCAGAAACAATATATGGGTAGTTCAAACATGCACACCTACGGATAATACACTTGCAGATACAGTAGGCACTGGGTTTAGGAAGGCAGGGAAGACCAGAGAACTTTTAGACTTTCCTCTGCTTGGAACTCCAGCTCCAGAAATTCCTGTACCGGTGGCCATGCTATACGGTGATGAAAGGAATTGTGGTCAGATACCTTCAACATCTGTTGTGGCAATAGGTccatttgatgtgttcatttccaCTTCAAAGGAGAGATATAATTTGGTAATAACCACAGCACTTGGGATAACTACTTGAAAGTTTGGAATGCCACTCTGGACAAATTCACCGAACGACTGAAATTGGATCTCCAACTACTCTTGTTGAAAGTtttgaaaacatctggagatgtTTCTTCACGCCTGGTTTGGATGAAGACATGAACAGTCTACTTATGCCATAGCTAGGCTCTGcttcaaaacaggagcttttttgttgagttccagggccagagaagtagatggcggaaacagaaggatggcctgcctcaggggagcgtgcttgctccatccatgttcaacatctacacaaatgaccagccactgccagaagggacagagagcttcatctatgctgatgaccgtgccattactgctcaagcagggagctttgagatcatagaatcatagaatcaaagagttggaagagacctcatgggccattgagtccaaccccctgccaagaagcaggaatattgcattcaaatcaccactgacagatggccatccagcctctgtttaaaagcttccaaagaaggagcctccaccacactctggggcagagagttccactgctgaacggctctc
This window encodes:
- the LOC137097746 gene encoding involucrin-like, which encodes MKTINIRVRRSSRLADRREASSGKGHRNAFMLFKDKAKTKHCEEKPLSKISPRSKKSQLKITESKSSVVVSKQSVVKERGIPPLRESKPVSTQRIQQPAVPGPKPNKRIDRSKTQGTHGSSLDGDARSGWRIKTFTETRILQEGEDSQSAHGDLGQQHGEHPHLEHLGQVQGEHPHLEHGDLGQVQGEHPHLEHGDVGQQQGEHPHLEHLGQQHGEHPHLEHLEQQGDSRENIHTWNIWDSSKENIHTWNIWSSNMENIHTWNIWGSSMQQGEHPHLEHLGQQHGEHPHLEHLGQQQGEHPHLEHLGQQQGEHPHLEHLGQQHGEHPHLEHLGQQQGEHPHLEHLGHNMENIHTWNIWDSSRENIRTWNILDSSKENIHTWSTETWNNLEQQHGEHPHLEHLGQQQGEHPHLEHLEQQEEL